The following is a genomic window from Eubalaena glacialis isolate mEubGla1 chromosome 18, mEubGla1.1.hap2.+ XY, whole genome shotgun sequence.
ctgtgccaccagggaagtccttaactgtgtttttttttttttttctttttttttaagtatcgggtttttttttttttttaatgctattcttgtctgcttacattctttttatgtatgtaggtatgtatgtatgtatggctgtgttgggtcttcgcctctgtgcgagggccttctctagctgcggcaagcgggggccactcttcatcgtggtgcgggggccactcttcatcgtggtgcgcgggcctcccactatcgcagcctctcttgttgcggagcacaggctccagatgcgcaggctcagtaattgtggctcacgggccgagtcgctccgtggcatgtgggatcctcccagaccagggctcgaacccgcgtcccctgcatcggcaggcagactctcaaccactgcgccaccagggaagccccttaactgTGTTTTTTGAAGGGCGttaattagtttttaattttgatgaagtctaccattttttcttttatattaatagTTTTTTTATTAATAGTTTTAATAAGTTTAGTTCTTATGCTGAGGTCTATAATtgattttgagtgaatttttgcTTATGGTATGCAGTGAGGGTTGAggtatttttttctagttatggAAATTATAGCACTGATATGAGTGGCAGCATATTACTAATCAGTTCTTGAAATGATTTATAAGAAAATGAGGATATAATTTTAAGACAGATAGATCAGGATTATGTCCAAGGTTTGCAGTGAGTGGATGGAAAACAGTTATAAAAGAAAGGATTTAAAGAGAGGCCAAGGAAAGGGctcttgacaaaaaaaaaagagcttgggTGCCAGTATATCAGGCataatgaaaggagaaaaacaaatgaaaattgaatTTGATGGCAATGACCGTTTCTGTATCAAGAAATGGTAGTATcagtaatcaaaatagaaatcaaaatcagatttgaaagcaaaaatggctattttctgtcatattttctttttttctttcccattaaaTATATGTGTACTTTGCTGTTTAGCCCATGTGAAACTCAGTTGTAAGTAGATAAAAAGAGCACTGTCTATAGTTATTATACAATTATAGACTCAGTCAAGTTAAAAGGCCCAAGTCTTCAAGATCTCTGTAAGTATAACAAATAGGggcttttaaaagtcaaataggATTATAGCTATGCTTGCTCCATTCTTCTTCACCCAGTTTTTGTTCCACATAGACAGCCACTTTCAACTCATTTGACTGTGTCTGTTGGTGTTTATTCCCGTATTTTATACAGCtattttacctattttaaatgtaatcaaTTTAATCATTATCAACATGCTAATATGAAAGATGGGGTTCAGAAAATTTCCtgcattcatttttcttcatattttctctgAAACTCCTTTCTCTGGTGCTTCATATTGTCTCTTGACCCTCCTGGATTCCTCCACTAAACTACTAATTTCCCAGTCAttactctccttttttttttttttaaatatttatttatttatggctgtgttgggtctttgtttctgtgcgagggctttctccagttgcggcaagcgggggccactcttcatcgcggtgcacgggcctctcactattgcagcctctcttgttgcggagcacaggctccagacgcgcaggctcagtagttgtggcttacgggcctagttgctccgcggcatgtgggatcttcccagaccagggctcgaacccgtgtcccctgcattggcaggcagattctcaaccactgcgccaccagggaagccctactctccttctttattcctttctcccttccttcctttttttttttttttaatttttttattctaggagatattctggaatttttttcccaaccTATTGAATTTTTAAGGTCAGCATCATATTGTTTATTTCCAAAAGCACTTATTTATAGAATCCTATTAATATTTCATTGCTATATAATCTCTTAGCTTTCTGTGATACTAATTatatattgtatgtatgtgcTCTTTTGTTCCTTGCCttgttttttcctatttgtttgatttttcacATTATGGCTTTTGTCcaatttttgtgatttttaactCTACATTAATACATTGAGGTACCAGAAAGATTATTTTAATCTCTGTGTCCATGGGTGGGTCTTGTAAAATGGTGGGCTTCACTGTGCAGCATTCAGTCAGATATCTAAGTCTTTCTTTTATATGACTCCAAATGTCAGTATCTGTAGGTGTTCTCATGATCTTCTCATTTTTTCAAACAAGAACCCTTCCATTATCTGACAACTACCAGCATTCTTGGAGTCTAGCAGAAGAAAGAAGTTGGGAGCCTATACTATATATAAACTTATACTCATCCCCTTCTTTCATTATGGTACTCTCATCTACTTTCCCTGTCATCACTAAATTTGGAGTTTCTCAGTTTTACTTTGGATAATTCCTATTTCTTTCCAGTTAGGAGAATTGGGTGTATCAGCTGCTCCTTTCATTTTATAAGCCCCACCTTCCACTATCATGCAGTGTCTCTAGCTATAGTGCCTTTCTGTTGACAGCTGTGTCACAGATTACCTTGCTTCTAAGTGGCATCCTCATCTGCTAGCATTTTATTTAAGTCACTCAGTTCTGCTGTTAATTTACAGTCCTTTATTTGCTTTCCTTTCAAAATTTCCTAATACTTTCATCCACTGTTGTCTCCTCAACCTTTTAGATTTTATGAGTAATGCCCTTCATCCCCTATTGTCATTTTAATGGAGTTTCAggaaaatgtagaaataaatatcttatttaaCCACATATCCCTTATTAATACtcctattcattttattttttatcccttCATCCTAGGCTTTCCAAATGTTACGTGTTTGTTTTTCATCCTGTTTGTCACCTGTTCTTTATGTTTTCCCTTATTTTACTGATTTATAAAGTatacattgtttcatttaaaagcAGTTTAAGCTACATGCACCCATGGATGTTATTTGTATTTGAGCTTTCTTTTATACTGGTAGGTTAGGTTTGAAATAAAGagtctatttttaaattgcatatttttgaaattttattaaaaatgggaaaatttacAAGTGTGATTGACGATGATGATTGCTactttattgaatgtttactacatgccaggcattaaatattttacagttaTTAACTCTTTTCAATGATGATTTTTTTGTACTCCTTTTTAGAAAAGGCCTGGGaaatttataagtaaataaagaCACAACAGGAAAGACTTGTGGGTTAAGTCTCATCCTTCTCCGTGAAAACACAGCTaaagaaaaactcagaaaaccTAGGTAGCAGAAAAGTATTTCCTCTGAGCACAGACATTGATTCTTTAAGACTACTCCTCTGTGTATGGGACTCAGTTTAAACGAGTTTGGAACATTTAATTTACACTTAAATATGAGAGAAGCTGTCTAAGAAAGAACCATTAAGAATATAATGAGGATGCTATATTTCATCCCAATTTGTAATCAGCTAATCACAGGATAACCAATGTGAAAAGTCTTTCATCATATATTCAACTTTGTTAGATAGCTGAGAATTACTATtggagagaaaccatatgaaTTTACTGAATGTGGAAAAGCTTTCATCCATGTCACATGTCAAGAGATACTAAGGAATTCTTGTTGAAGAAGGTATCTGTGCATGATAAGAATGTTGGAAAGCCTTCAGCCTGAATCAGATCTCCTTCAGCATGATCAAATTCATGCTAgagagaaaccttatgaatgtaatgaatgtggaaaaaCATTTAGCCTGAAGCAAAACCTCATAGAGCATAAGAAAATGCATACTGGAGAGAAATCAcatgaatgtaatgaatgtggtaaagaATTCTCTCGAGTCTCATCCCTTACTCTACATTTGAGAAGTCATACAGGAAAGAAAccatataaatgtaataaatgtggaaaagccttcagcCAGAAGGGAAACTTGCTTACTCATCAAAAACAtcatactggagagaaaacttatgaatgtgggaaagcttcTATTCAGATGCCAAGCCTTATTAAACACCAGAGAAATCATATTGGAAACAAACCCTATGTATGTAAGGAATGTGGCAAAGCCTTCAATGGCAAATCATATCTCTCTGAGCATGAGAAAattcatacaggagagaaaccatTTGAATGTAATCAATGTGGAAGAGCCTTCAGCCAGAAGCAATACCTTGTTAAACATCAGAATATCCATAGTGGAAAGAAACCCTttaaatgtaatgagtgtggaaAAGCCTTTAGCCAGAAGGAAAACCTCATTATCCATCAAAGAATTCATACTGGcgagaaaccttatgaatgtaaaGGGTGTGGGAAAGCTTTCATTCAGAAGTCAAGCCTCATTAGACACCAGAGAAgtcatacaggagagaaaccttatatatgtaaagaatgtggaaaagccttcagtGGGAAATCAAACCTCACTGAGCATGAGAAAATTCATattggagagaaaccctataaatgtaatgaatgtggaacAATCTTTAGGCAGAAGCAGTACCTCATTAAACATCACAATattcatacaggagagaaaccctatgaatgtaataaatgtggaaaagccttctcTCGAATCACATCTCTCATTGTACATGTGAGAATTCATACAGGTGATAAGCCTTATGAATGTAAAATATGTGGGAAAGCTTTCTGTCAAAGCTCATCTCTTACTGTGCATATGAGAAGCCATACAGGTGAGAAGCCCTATGgttgtaatgaatgtgggaaagccttctctCAGTTCTCAACTCTTGCTCTGCATATGAGAATCCACACTGGAGAAAAACCTTATCagtgtaatgaatgtgggaaagcttttAGCCAGAAGTCACATCATATTAGacaccagagaattcatactCATTAAAACTCTATGAATGCCTTGAATTTGGGAACACCTTCAAGAGAATTCATATTAAACAGTAtatcagaaaatttattttacagtaaATTCACATGAATGTGGAAAATCCTTCAGCAACAGCTCAAAATGTAATATACTGAGAATTTAATAACTATCACAGTATCATGAAAACCTACACCCCCAAGACCCCACAACAAACATTGTTCATGCTGTACTTTTAGGAGCATTCTCATTAAATTAAGGATCCAGTCATGGACACTAATCAACATGGTTCTGGAAGGCCTACCTGATGCATTCAGACAAAGATATGCAAGGTATAAAGATGTGAAATTAAGAGacaaaattgtcatttttttgttACATGTTTTGCTACATGTGTAATCATCAAAATTATTTGCTCTTGATGCAgtaatagaaaacaaagattgTGACAGAATATTATATCCAGAAACATATGCATGTCTGTATGGGGAATTGGCAATTGATAGAGGTGGTAATCACAAGTTGGTAGGAAAATCTGGATGATTCAGAAAATGGTCTCAGGGTAAATTGACTCTTCATGTGGAAAAATATTagatctttgctgttgttatacattaaagtatttatttaaaaatccaaaagtgTTATGAAGATTAGAATGCAAAGAGCAAAACTTAGTAATACAAGAATTTTATAGGAGAATTTTTTCAAACCTGAGGGtaggaaagaattttgaaaacagaTTCCAGAATACTCACTCTtgagtatacatacatatagcgAAGAAACTGATACATGTACCCAGGGAGTCCTGTACctttatgttcattgcagcatgagTTATAttagcaaaaaattggaaacaaatgtCTGTCACTTttgaaatggatgaataaaatgtgaTGCAGTCACactgtataatattctctagtaGTTAAGTATAGCAAATTAAATCTATATGTATTAATAGAGAAAGATATGAAAATCATGTAGAgtgaaaacaaatgaagtgaatatattataattatacctGTATGAATTTAAATTAAATCAACACTAACCAACACTAGTATTAAAGCATTGGTTATGGGTGAACATTTTTATGTAAAGCTATGAagaatggattggaagaatacaCACTCAATTCCCAAAAGTGGTTGTCTCTAAAAAGAAAGGCAGTAGAAGGGAAATGGGGCCAAACATGGTAGTTAAAGGATACTTCAGTTTTGTATCTAAATATCTatctcattaaaaagaaataaagattccaagtaaataaaacaaaatatgttaaTTCTGAATTGTAATAATATAtgagtttattctgttgtttatgctgtttcttttaaacttctgaaaattaaaaaagatagGGATAGGAGTAGGAAACCTACATGGAGTACATGTTATAGTGGATTCACATTCCCAGTTAGATGCAGATATTTTACAGAAGATATTTCTACAATCATATCTTtactataaaatatgaatttaaaaaattggaatggTAACAAATCTAGTTATTTAAATTTACTCTCAAATGTCATATCACTAATCTCTGTGTGGTCTTTACTGAGACCACAGTAGATTATAGCATGATTTTGCAACAGGTGATTGAATCACATACATTTAAGGATCATATCACTTAGTAATACATCACTTAGTAATACATGCACAGACTTGTTAGAGATAATTCGTTTTTCAGAAACATTTATCAGGAATTTTAATAGTCCACATAACCAGTATT
Proteins encoded in this region:
- the LOC133078912 gene encoding zinc finger protein 260 isoform X2, which produces MIRMLESLQPESDLLQHDQIHAREKPYECNECGKTFSLKQNLIEHKKMHTGEKSHECNECGKEFSRVSSLTLHLRSHTGKKPYKCNKCGKAFSQKGNLLTHQKHHTGEKTYECGKASIQMPSLIKHQRNHIGNKPYVCKECGKAFNGKSYLSEHEKIHTGEKPFECNQCGRAFSQKQYLVKHQNIHSGKKPFKCNECGKAFSQKENLIIHQRIHTGEKPYECKGCGKAFIQKSSLIRHQRSHTGEKPYICKECGKAFSGKSNLTEHEKIHIGEKPYKCNECGTIFRQKQYLIKHHNIHTGEKPYECNKCGKAFSRITSLIVHVRIHTGDKPYECKICGKAFCQSSSLTVHMRSHTGEKPYGCNECGKAFSQFSTLALHMRIHTGEKPYQCNECGKAFSQKSHHIRHQRIHTH